Sequence from the Fusobacterium periodonticum ATCC 33693 genome:
TTTCCTATAAATGATAAATATGTGTCAAGAGCGTTTCCTAAATCTCCTAAATACATATAGGCTCTACCTAAAACATTAATTAAATCCATATCCATCTTATCAGCTGGTAACTTTTTAATTTCTCTTATAATTTTATCGTATTCTCCATTTTGTCCAAAATTATCAATTTTCTCCCAAAATTTTTGATCCATAACATTTCACCTCTATTTTTGTTTTAATTTATTAATAAAAAAAGTAGTATAATTAATCTATACTACCTTTATAAAAGATAACATACCAATTAAATTTTGTCAATTATTCTTTATTTTTTCTTAATTTCAAAATCTAATTCTAGTCTTTCTCCATATCTTAATTTATTTCTCATACCTTGAACTACATCATCAAGTTCTGTCAATGCTCCCAAGATATTTTTTTCTTCTGGAGTTGATTCAATAACTTTATTGATTCCCCCATTTTTAATAACTATTCTTCTATCTCCCATAAGAGCAAGAATAGGATCATGTGTTGCCATTAAAACTATCTTATTATTTCCAACAAGTAAGTCTAGGGCTTTTTTTCTGTCTATACCTGCATTTTCAATTTCATCTATAAGAACTATTGGAGATGTACTTAAAATAGCAGTATCTGAAATCATCAATGCTCTTGATTGTCCTCCACTTAAACTTGTTATTGGAGTATCTATAGTAAATTTTTCTCCTGCAAGTTCATTTGCTTGATTAAATATTTTTTCTATTACACTTTCTCTATCTAAAACTAATCTACTTTCAGCATGCAAATCTATGAATTCTCTTACAGTTAAGTCCATTACAAAGTTCATATTTTGAGAAAGTTGTGCAACTAATTTATAACTAGGAGAAAATCTTTTTTTAGCGTCCATCAGTTCTCCATTTACAAGAACTGTTCTCTTTGTTGGAGTGTCTCCTTGAGCTCCCCATTCTATATCTGCAAGTAGTCTACTTTTTCCTGAACCTGTAGGTCCTACTATTGCAACAATTTCTCCTGATTTTATTACTAATTCTTCATAGCCTTCTTTTTCACCTTTTTTGTTATATCCTGGAAGTAACGTTATGCTTTCAACTTTTTGCTCAGTAACTCCAAGTATATCAAGAAGGTCGAAGTCCATTTCATCTAATTCATTATTGTCTATACTCATTTCCTCTCCTTAGTGATATATAGTGACTGTTGCAAATTTATAAAAAGTAAAAAATAGTTCGTTACTGAGTAGATTTCTTAACGATAAAAAATTAACGTTTCGCTGTAAATTCGGTAAACTTGCCAACAAGTTGGCTTCAGACACGCCGACATTTACTCGGCTCACTTGCTTTAATTTTTTATCTAAAATCCACATTCGTAACTCACTCATTTTTTAACTTTTATATTGAAATTTTAACTTCGCAACAGTCACTTTTATTTCAAAATTCGTTGATATTAATTATTTTCTTCAAAATTTATTTTTCTGATATTTCCAAGTTGATAATTGTTTCCTATTCTAGTTTCCCCTAAGCAATATGAACATACTGCTGATGGTAATGGGAATCTCAATTTTCTTTCCAACACTGTATCTATTTCTTCATTGTTATCCATTATTAAAGAACCAAATTCATAAGTTCCTTGTCCTGTTAAACCATTTATATGGATAATAGCTGCCTTAGGATTTACAGTTTGCACTCTTGAAGCAAAAACTTCTCTTTCTGCTTGAGAAACTATATCTCCCTTTGTAATAACAACTATATCTGCTAATTTAAGCATAGGTCCTATTTTTTTAGGAGTATTTATTCCACTTAGGTTATCTATTACACACACTGCTTTAATATCTTTTAAATAAGGCGAACATCTATTACATAATCCAGCACTTTCTGTGATTAATAAGTCCACTCCGTTAGTTTGTCCCCATTGTACAACTTCCTCTATATTACTTGCAAAAAAGTGGTCTGGACAAACTGAACCTGATAATCCTTTTTTTACAAGTATTCCTGCTTTTTCATATAAAACATCATCATCTGTGTAAAGACA
This genomic interval carries:
- a CDS encoding ATP-binding cassette domain-containing protein, giving the protein MSIDNNELDEMDFDLLDILGVTEQKVESITLLPGYNKKGEKEGYEELVIKSGEIVAIVGPTGSGKSRLLADIEWGAQGDTPTKRTVLVNGELMDAKKRFSPSYKLVAQLSQNMNFVMDLTVREFIDLHAESRLVLDRESVIEKIFNQANELAGEKFTIDTPITSLSGGQSRALMISDTAILSTSPIVLIDEIENAGIDRKKALDLLVGNNKIVLMATHDPILALMGDRRIVIKNGGINKVIESTPEEKNILGALTELDDVVQGMRNKLRYGERLELDFEIKKK
- a CDS encoding GTP-binding protein, whose translation is MKLITVSGPPSSGKTSLIIKTIESLKAQNIKVGIVKFDCLYTDDDVLYEKAGILVKKGLSGSVCPDHFFASNIEEVVQWGQTNGVDLLITESAGLCNRCSPYLKDIKAVCVIDNLSGINTPKKIGPMLKLADIVVITKGDIVSQAEREVFASRVQTVNPKAAIIHINGLTGQGTYEFGSLIMDNNEEIDTVLERKLRFPLPSAVCSYCLGETRIGNNYQLGNIRKINFEENN